The segment TCTGGACTGGTCATACTGTCCCCAGGCGTTTAAACTCCCTAACGTCTGCTTTTGGGTGAATCCTTTGGAAAGGTCGAACCGATAGCCGTCTACTTTGTATTCCTGCAGCCAAAACTCGTTCACCCGGTCCACATAATACTTGGTAGCGGCACTTTCATGATTGAAGTCATGGCCCACGTTAAATTCATGCGTTGGGTCTGGGTTAAACCAAGGGTTTTCTGGGGTCGTTTTGCCGGTGGCCGAATTGAAGTACAGTTGCACCATAGGTGATTGACCGAAGGCATGGTTTAAGACTATGTCCAGAATAACCGCCATACCGCGGGCGTGTGCCTCATCAATAAACCGCTTTAGCAACTCCTTTGAACCATAGTATTTGTCTGGCGCGAAATGATAAGCTGTGTTATATCCCCAACTAAGGTTACCCTCAAACTCGTTGACGGGCATCAGCTCTATCGCGTTTACGCCTAAACGGCTCAGGTAATTGAGGGTATCTGTAAGGGTTTTGTAATCGTGTTTTTCAATGAAATCACGGACCAGAAGTTCATAAATTACCAGATCCGTTTTCTTAGGACGGGTGAAATTAGTCACTCTCCAGTTGTAGGCAGCTTGGTTTGTCTGGAAAACAGACACCATGCCAGTGGCTTTTCCGGTGGGATACTGCTTTAAATTTGGATACGTTTCTGCGGAGATGAAGCGGTCCTCGTTGGGATCTAAGGTCTTTTGCGTGTACGGGTCCCCTATTCTGATGGTCTCATCAACCAAAAACTGGTAGGCATATTCCTGGCCAGCCACCAGGCTGTTCAGTTGCACCCAGTACCGGGTACCGTCTGGCGTGCGGTTCATAGGTGTAGCCCCCACTACCCAGTTATTGAAGTCTCCTACCAGGTACACGTTCTGCTTGCCAGGCGCATACAGGTTTACCAAAACACTGGTCGCGCTTAAATAGGTGGCTCCGTCCTTGGCATTAGCTGGTAGAGCCTGGGTTGGTGCAGCAGCCCGTACTACAAACAGAAAAGAATCTACAGCCGTGACATTGCCACTTTCAACCGTCACCTTGACTTTGTTTGGACCCGATACTGTTGCCGTAAGCTGTGTTTCCAGAACAGTGGCTGCGGCTTCTTCTTTCACCTTCACCCCATTCAAGAACAGCGACAACTTTCCACTGGCAGAGGCATTGGCTCTTACAGGTATGTTTTGGCCCTGGTTTACGAATAACCCATTCAAACCAACTACCGGCTGCGCAAAAGAAACGTTAACGGCTCCAGAAGCATAAATGGCTACTTTAATGTCTTTGTTGCCAGTATCCTTTCCTTCCTTGCTGCCGTTTCCGTTCCGGAACACAAACATCAGCGCCTTGATCTCTTCGTTGTCGGGTACGTTGTAGTACGTGCGCGGATTGATGGTGATCTGGTACAGGTTATTTCCCAGAGACGTCATTAAAGCCGCCGGAGTATTACTGGGCCAGGGAGCTTTCACGTACTTCCAGTCAGAGTCTGAAGTACTCAGGTTGGTCAGTACACCCGTATGCGCGTAAATGGGTTCATTCACATTGGCAAGGCCTCCGGAACCTTTGGTGGCATCAAAGGTGATAGTGACTGGTTCATTGTGCACAGGAAACGCGGGTGACCAGGTCACCACCTGCGCCTGCACTGCCTGTACCAGTAGCAACACCAGTAACAAGCCAAGCAAACGGAACGTAGTTTTCATGCGATAGGCTTAAATTATTTAAGGGATGATACAAAGGCAAACCGAAATGTTACGAAATCGATTTCCTTGCGAATTTATCAAATTAAACCAGTAATGACACTTAAATTTTAACAACTTTTCAGAGTATTCTTCTGTGCTCATTTGCAGTTGCACCTTATCCGTAGGAAGTGTAACTTAACCCGATTCCAAACTTGCAAACATGCCAAAGGTAACCCCAACACTTCCGTTAGTTCAGTCAGACAGCTGGCTCATTCCTTATGCCCCGCAACTTATGCAGCGCATGGACCGGTATGAAAAAACGAGGGAAGCCATAAACCAGGAGTTCGGCTCATTGGACACCTATGCCGCCTGGAACCAACAGATGGGACTTCATTTTGAA is part of the Rufibacter tibetensis genome and harbors:
- a CDS encoding DUF4961 domain-containing protein produces the protein MKTTFRLLGLLLVLLLVQAVQAQVVTWSPAFPVHNEPVTITFDATKGSGGLANVNEPIYAHTGVLTNLSTSDSDWKYVKAPWPSNTPAALMTSLGNNLYQITINPRTYYNVPDNEEIKALMFVFRNGNGSKEGKDTGNKDIKVAIYASGAVNVSFAQPVVGLNGLFVNQGQNIPVRANASASGKLSLFLNGVKVKEEAAATVLETQLTATVSGPNKVKVTVESGNVTAVDSFLFVVRAAAPTQALPANAKDGATYLSATSVLVNLYAPGKQNVYLVGDFNNWVVGATPMNRTPDGTRYWVQLNSLVAGQEYAYQFLVDETIRIGDPYTQKTLDPNEDRFISAETYPNLKQYPTGKATGMVSVFQTNQAAYNWRVTNFTRPKKTDLVIYELLVRDFIEKHDYKTLTDTLNYLSRLGVNAIELMPVNEFEGNLSWGYNTAYHFAPDKYYGSKELLKRFIDEAHARGMAVILDIVLNHAFGQSPMVQLYFNSATGKTTPENPWFNPDPTHEFNVGHDFNHESAATKYYVDRVNEFWLQEYKVDGYRFDLSKGFTQKQTLGSLNAWGQYDQSRVNLLKRMADHIWSVDNSAYVILEHFADNAEETVLSNYGMMLWGNLHGNYKQAILGYTDNSNFNWISYKQRGWTNPHVVGYMESHDEERQMVEATLYGNMSGAYNVRNVTTALQRMQLAAAFFFTIPGPKMVWQFGEVGYDIPINQNGRTGNKPILWNYYQDPERRKLYNVYAALIKMKINQPAFESGNYTLNLGNNIKTIHIQDPDINVAVLGNFGVTPGTVDPKFQNTGTWYDFVTGESLTVTNVNQAITLQPGEYRLYTTKRLTSSSILLGSKEERDALAKNVVAYPNPTGNGAISLQYQLAAASEVSFQVYDQVGRLLINKALGKQSAGNQTITQTLTTGGKKRLAPGIYHVKLVTGTTAKTVQVVVR